The Lacerta agilis isolate rLacAgi1 chromosome 16, rLacAgi1.pri, whole genome shotgun sequence genomic sequence GTAGCAGTCTGTGAAAAAGTCACCTACAAAAGGGGGAGACAGAGCAGAGGAAAAAAAATTAGAATTTTTGGAAGATGGCAAAAtgtgccacatttttaaaatttatttttatttctctgctcCCGTCATCCCCCCGCTCCCGAAACAAACCAAGctgtgtattttaaaattttattttttagggaaaatgCTTTTCAGAATGGTGATTTGCTTCACTGGCAAAAAGCAGAGAAATGTTTAGttcattttaaaagcaagtgAGATTTTCCTCATTTCGCTACGTAAAATAGAACTGAGCTTCACTACCCCCAGGGtgttgtgtttcatttttttccatgAACACTTACTATAGCCTGCTGTTGCAGAATTGCCACCATAGCCATAGCTTCCATATCCAGCTCCTGGAACAAAATGAAGGATATATTAGTCACCTGACAATATTTCAAAAAAGGAGCGACTTAAGTAGACCATTTGGTATGTTTGTACCATGGATTTACAGATGCTCAGATTCAAACACATATATAAAAAGTGGACTCCACAGAACCACTGAGTTCAGCAACCATTAAGGctttcacctgtatttatcttCCAGCCTTAGTCTCAACCCCCCTCCCAACAGACACTATAAGCAATGTTGTAATGCCGAGGTGGTGAGCCTGTGCCCCTCTAAATGTTGTTGATCTCTCAATGGGCATCTGCTCCAACCAACATGACCAATGATGGGAACCAGAATCTAACCAAACCTGTTGGGGTACAGGACTCCCACCCTTGCTATGAAGTGGATAAAGCAGCATGTGCAAGATGATTAATGCTAGCTTTCACACTTCAAAGTATGGAACAGAAAGGAAGTAACTCACCAGCATTCATATATCCTCCATGATTAGCACCACCAAATCCACCTCTTCCTCTACCGCGGCCTCGGATATTTCCTCCTCTACCACGACCCCGCATGTTTGGAGGGGGTGGCACTTCAGTATGCATAGGGCCTCCCATACCATAGCCTGGATTATGCTGTTGAAATTAGTAAAAGTCCAACAAACAGAAAGTCAACTAACTTATTTTTGATTCTTGCTATGTTAAGTATTTTGTATAATTCATTGCTAAGCAGCTCCTAGAACTGTAGCCATAAGCTATGCTTTTCAAATCAACCACCAAATAGTCTGTTAAGAGTACAGTCTCTCTAGGGGATTGAGTTAGTATTATTAATCTACCTGAAAGCACAAGTTATAGGGTTAAAATTTACCTTTACGGGAAATTTGGGTCCACCTCTCGCTGGCATAGGggcccttttcttcttttgctccaTTGGAAGGGGGGCATCTGGAAAAAGCTTTTCTAACGCAGCCAGTGCAGCATAAGCTTTCGCCACTTTTTTGTTTGAACCAGCTCCTTGGAATTTCTGACCATCAACCTCAACCTTTGAAGTAAGGAAAAGTGTCAGGGAGAGAACTGCACGTCCCCATGTTGTAACTGCATTAACTAATAGTAATTCTGAATGCAGCTTTGTATATCAGATCATCTCACCTCCATCACAAACCGCTTATCATGACTGCCGCCAGTTTCTGAAATCAGCTCATATTTTAAGCCACGTCGTTTCTCATTTAGCTCCATAACTGGGTTTTTCCCATGCTTTGTCAGTATTGGTCCCTGCTGCTTCACATTCTATGAAATTAAAATACCACTGCATTGGTGccatttccactttttaaaaatgtagatcAATAATTGGGGGGACGGGTTTGTGTGTGCTAAACCAGTACAGAAAAGCCAAAAGCCAAAAAATTATCTAGGTTAGCATCCCACCTTCCTAGTTAGCACAGTAGGGCAAAGCAAGATGCTGAGCACAGAGAAGCAAACCATGTGGTCTTCGCCCACTAGAACAAGGCACTGGCTTTGTGAATGTGTAGTAGTAGAGGAAAAAGTAGGCTTTCAAAAGAGACACCTGGGTGCTGGTGAGAAGTGTACCAGAAACTATAATATAATGACTTTGTCTTCATCGACTGCAGACAATTGATTATTAGAGTACACTTAGAACTATAATGTCAGATTTAGTTAAGATATATGTGAGAGATAATGTATCATTTGATTCACCTCCATGACCATTTTTGTGGTTATTGATTGCACAAGGGTTTCTAAAACGAATTAGGCACTTGGCATTGATCTGGAGTGACAGGGATTCTAGCCTGAAGAGCAATGACCAGAGCCTAAAAGAGGCACAAGTAATGTACACCTACCTCTGTTTGCTCTGAAGGAGAAGCAGCACTGGGTGTACAAATAGTCTCCACTACAGGCGGAGCAGTAATAGCTACTGGTTTCTGATCCGTTTCCTCTGCTGATTCAtcacccctctctcttccttctacACCCGTAGGCAATCCCATATCTTGTAACACCTAAGAAAAAAATTTATCCTGATCAATTTAGACGCTTCTGTACAACTTCAGACTACTGTTAACATCCattaagccggggggggggcagttcccaagagactgcgatctacttacagagttaaagactggcagtgatctacccactttttcggggttcaggtcaaagttggtggacttttttagggagggggaaagccccgtttttggggggtgcaggacaaaaaattgagcttttttaaggggagccaaagttgttgagcttctttggggggagccagtgatctaccacagacgtccagtgatctactggtacatcaggatctgcctgttggacatgcctgcattaaGCCATTCAGCAACCACACCTAACTAGAGTTTCACTAACTATAGCTTGAGCTTCCAAACACAGGACGTAACATGATTTAGAGCTTGCTTatccaggcccatgcagagcttgtctgatgCCTGGGTTGGAAGTCTTGTTAAAAcaaatttataaattaaaaaaagaaaagggaaaagggagctGGTTTCTAGAGAGGCCCCCCAGACAGCTTTGCCCTCTGAGGCATGGTGCAAGTATACCTGGCTGCCAGCTCCCTTTGCATGGGCGCCTGTGCTTATCCCTCCCAGCTTCTAGGTAAAGCACCCACATAGTAAACTGATACTATGGCAAATCATAAAGTACAAACTACATTGAATACATGTCTGTGCCAAATCATAGTTCTCCAATTGTTGGTCAACTGCAAACTATGTGTATGTCAATACAAACAGAAGACTAAATCATAGTTTAagcttccttaaccatggtttgtaatGAATGACACTGGTGTATTCTAAGAAAGGCACAAGATCCCCTTCCAGACAAAAGAAATACAAGTTACGTTTAAAGTGAAACTGTGTATGTACTGATTTACAAGTAATAGTTAAGCACATATTCATAACCACTTCCTACCTTTACAGCTACATGCAGCTTGGCTGTTTTTTTGGAAGGTCCTGAAGCTTCATATGTGATGCCATCTACTTCCACAGACATAGTAAATATAGGAGCATGAACTGGACCTGTCTGAGACACTAGTTTATACTGAAGTCCAGGTTTCAGTTGGTTGAGTTTCATCAGTGCATTCATAGCTTGCGGCGGTTCTGATTTCTCCTCTGAACAAAAGAAGGTTTTTGTCAAATATTAATGTATTGACTGAAGACCCCACATTAATGTCTTTTGTGCTCTACGAAATGCACAGTGTTAAGCTATCAAGCAAAACAGCCAAAGCAGAAGAACTCAACATTTGTTTCTACTTCCTACCATTCACTGACATTTAGACATCAACATGAATCCGAAACGTCTGGATTAGCAAGCACTTTGAAAACTATGTATACCTACCTCTTGCCAACTCAATACCTTTTTTCtgaatcttctttttctttttgcttggaGATTTCTCCTCTCCATCTTCTTCCATAGGACGTTTCAACGGAGCAATGGCATATGTGGTGCTAGGGGGAATCTGGACTGTAGACAGATTTTAGATTGTCAATAAAAACACCAACATATTTTCTGTCAGAAATAAAATTCCAAACTGCTAAAACCTACCAGTGTAATCAACTGGGTTTTCATTTTTTGGTTTCTTGGGCATCTTTGATGGCAACGGATCCATCCCCAAAACTTTATGAAGTTGGCCAAAAGCAGCAAGCCTTAACGCATGCTAGAGAGATAGAATGTGTATTACTGAGGTGTCCAAACTGCTCCTAGCTTTTCCCACATTCATAACAAAACCCATTCCCAGTATTTCAAGCCAGAAACTTCTGAAGACCAAAGTCAGCAAGCACTCTGGAACTTACTGTTAAGTTTTAAAAACCTGACATCTTATTTTTGGCAAATCAGCAAAAACCTCCTGCATTACTTAATGGGACCCTTTTTTCTGTTTCAGATTAAAGCCAGCCTCATTGGGAAAACTAGCTATCATTAAGAACTCATTGCGGTTTTGTAACATCTGTAATCAAAACTATACCTGAGCACTCTGTGTGATATCTTCCCTTTGTTGTCTGTCTAGATGCCCAATAGCATCAGTGGCTTCTTTTTCACAAGGATCATAAATACCAGAACCATCTGAAGGCAGGAAACAAGGAAGATATGCAGAGAATTATCCTAGGGTCTCTACGTAGACTCCAATATTCCCTCAGCATCACCTAAGACTCAGAAATGTAAGTAGCTCAATTGAAGTTCTTGATCCAATGGGCAGTAATTTGATCTAGTGTGCAATACAGATCATTAAGCCCAGCACTGTGTGGCAAGATTGCCAAAGTCTTCAAGCACTCCAAAAGCAACCTGCACATTCTGTCACATCCCCATTAAGGGAGTTGGAATAATGGGTCCATAATTTTAAGAGCATTTGTTCAAGGTAATGTCATGCCCTATACATCAAGCCTTAAGTgaaagaaacagataaaatatGGTCATGCCTAACATGGTGGAAACACAAAACCTTGACTAGATCCAATTTCAGTCACTTCTATTGAAATTTCTCAAGAGTCGAGAACTATCTAACCTGGCATGACTATTCCTGAtgcaaggcattcaagaactcttCTCAGGGCCTCACCAGCTCCCATTGGTCGATTGGCTGTTCCAATTGATTTCTCACACAGCAGTTCTAGAGGCtgaaaagacatttcaaaaatttGTAAGGAAAATAGTAAACAGTTATCAGTACCCATAGTACAGATGCTGGCCTACCTTAACCATTAATCTATTAAATAACTCAGTTAAAGAGACACATGCATGACTAGAAAATTTGGTGTTGGATCTAGGAGACCTTGGTACAAGCTTGCCCATCACTGACTCAATGGGAAAGTTGACATGCGGATGTTAGTGCCctttctgtaaaatgggaatcaGTGAATGGAATAAAGTTTTTATACTTATTAAGTGTAACATAAATAGTAGAAATAACAAGCTCTCTATAGCTTTAACATATAGAATGCTCATAGCTCACATATTAATTGCTTCTGCTTCAAAGTGGCTTCTCTGttgtagcttgggggggggagactgtagTTTCCTAACCTCACCAGCAATGTGAATTGAAGCATGCACCTCATAATATTTTAAGTGTTTGAAGTCAATGGTAATTGTTCAAAAAAAGGGGTTTGCAGTGTTTATCTTGGTGAAAACAAGAATGATCTTCACGTTAAATGATACAGACACTTGAAATGTACTTGCCCTGCGTTCATATTCCACTCAAGCTGAATCCGATGAAGCTTGGCCAAGTTTGGTTGTAGGGAGTTGCTGTAAggcataggcataggcaaactcgggtcctccagatgtttgggactaccattcctatcatccctgaccgctggtcctgttagctagggatgggaatggtagtcccaaacatctggaggaccagagtttccctatgcctgctgGAAGGTGTGTGGTCATCTAACCTGGACTAGAATCACTTTTAGCTGTTGCCTGGGCATAAGTTTAACTGAAGGTCTGAAATGTGTGTGAGGGGCTGTCTAATAATGCCTGTTAAGTATTAGAATGGTAATCTGCACTGAAGACTGAATAACCTCACCACATTCTCAAATATTCACTGGCTGCATAGACACATAAGCTAgactttgtgtgtgcatgtagtCTGATCACTCCTCCTCTGGTACAAATGGGATAAACAAACCAGGAGGCCTTGGCTTCCTTTTGCATTTTAACAAGCCACAATAAGCAAGCCAACAAAACATGGTTTAAGATGGGCAGTGACTATGTTTTGTTGTCACAATCAAACTAACAACTTCCTGGTAGACATATCCTGCTCACACCAGGAGAGGACTAAAGTAGAAGCAAGCAGGCAGCATGCACCAGCTCACTGCTCGTTTACAGTTTACCATAATAAACTAGAAACTCTGGCTTATGACAATGTTTGTGCAAACACAACCATTATATCTGAAAACCATGGAAACTTCCTACAATGGCATATATTCATTGCACATTcaaattatttatatgccactaaATGGGTATTATTCCCAAGCAGTGATTTCAAAATTATTCCCTTCCCCAGGCCACCTGAAATTTGCTAAGGCTCTTGGTGGACTActcaatgatttttctgcctcttgTAGCAACTGTGTTAAAATACTGTAAGATTTCTAATTGTcttttcattacagtggtacctcgacttacgaagttgaTCCGTTCCAAAGGCGCGCTCCTAAGTCGAAATGGCCGCCATCTCGGAACAGAAAAAAACTTCacaagtcgaaaaaaccgcattgaaaacctcgtaagttgAGGTATTGTGCCGCTGCTTTCACTttggaagtcgaaaatttcggaagcagcggccattttgcgcttccggaggtcattcagaagtcgaaaaatgcggaagtcgagtcgctcgtaagtcgaggtaccactgtatttaattccttaaatattttattgtattataatttgaattccatagaactCAATTGCATTACAAAATACAACAtaataagcaataaaatacaaatattcaATATATTGCTTAATGGGATGGATATGCTGCTTAATGGGATGGATATGCTGGCGCTTGTTTTCAACCACAATCCAGAGATCTGCCCTGGACCATCCAAATGTAGCTTGCAGACTACCACTCCTATTCTAAAAGCACAGGACAAGTCAATTTTGAGCCTCAACGACCTGATGAACCTATGCCATGAGGATACTCTAGCTATAAACCAAAGCAAATTTTTGGCAAGTATTTTAGAACTGTCAGGCTTCCACAATCCCTAAAAGCCCACCTTACACTAGAACCTTTGGTCACATAAAATCAGTCTTATTTAATAACGTAGGCAGTCTTACAAAGATTACGCTTTTCTTAAATATTATCCAAATTTTTCACATTTTCATAGTAAAATGAGAACTGCCTCTCCATAGGATATAAAAAACACCTGCTTTTTCTCACATACATTTGCATATTAAAAAAGAATAACTTGAAAGATTACCCATCCTCTAAGTGGAGCCCAAGTAGGCACACGGGTACACAGATCTCTCAGCACTCTGATGACTATGACACATGATTTCAAGCCATTTGCCCTGGCCTAGAATAAAGTAATAAGCAACACAGGTTCAGTAATATACTGCATACCAGGACCAAATTGAGACAAAATATAAATTTCTTGTAGTGCTACTTTGTCAAGGGTAAACTATGTATACATCTCCATAGCTTTATTTCTTTAGTTTAATTACTGTGTATGAAAACTTACTCTTAacacaaagcagcagcaatgaaatCTACTCCATTCCTTCTCTGAAAAACTAAATTCATTCAAGTGCTTCTTTAGCAACTGTGCATTTAACAGATGCTAAGTTCTGCACATCTACAGCCcagatttaaaacattttaatgaagTTAGACAATTACAACTTACAAGTTTTCTACTTAAAGACAAATATAAGAACAAAATGCAAACCTGGAACCACTTGGCGTGTCGGAGTGACGCCAAGGCAGCAAGGCATTTCTGCCTGTCCAGAACGTCCGGTGAGTCGTTGACTGATAGCGTTTCTATTCGTGGGTGGAATAAGAAGACAAGGTACAGTTTGACCAAGGGGGTTCTGTCGGGTGGAGAGGGGATGAGGCAGTTTCCTAAAGGGCAGCTGAGGCTCCCAGAACTCTGATCTACAGCCCTGTACCTGAAAGTATAGCCTCAATACACTTTACTTTGTCACCCTTATGAACTAACAACTACATAAGGAGAACAATGTGAGGCACTAACTCACTcttacaaaaggaaaggaaaccctACAGGGAAGGACAGAAATCCTAAACTATTTTAACCAGGTTACAAAAAGGTATAGAACTATGCTAACCAACAGAAGGGAAAGTTAAAATTATATCCCCACTCAATATCCATATAAGTACATAACTAAAAGCTTTTCTAGATGGGAACCCCCTCCGCCCACAAGGCTCGACTGCCCTGGCCCCAGCCCATGACAGAGTGCGTCCTGTTGGTCAAAGGTCCAGCGTCCCTAAAATCGACAAACTAGAAGGCTTGGTAGATGTGGTCAGATATCAGAACCATAAAACAATCAGTAGCGAATAAAATTACTATCCAGTCTGTGCTGCAGCAAAACTGAAGATAGGAAGAAGCCAGGGTTTTAGATAAGGCTAGTTCAGTCATTTGAAATGTGAGACCCTTTAAGCATTGTGTTCACCTGGCTACTGAAAAAACCACTCTAGATTTATTCAAATGTGAAGATTGCTTTTAATATTAAGGGTGAATTCACACATCCAATCTCATCTCTGTACGATCAAGTGATGTGCATGTAtgaagacagctatcatattTGATATCACCTCAAATACTTTGTGTGGACTGCCTCCTTTAAACTCAGCTGCAAATAATCAAGCTGAGTTATTATATACATGCTTGTCACTAAGACCCATAGATGTATAAATAAGATGAAGGATGGAGTAACTTTATCCAAAACTCTGCATTATATTCTTGAATTCAGCTGAACAGGCTGAAACCCCAAAACgatcaaaaatacaaaaagcaactATCATTTTTGCTGCAACACAAACTGCTTTTATGTAACATATCCAATTTCATGAACATGCAGAAGTCATTTAAACTAAGACTTCATCTTAAGAGGTTTTAGTTTACATTTATAATGTCTGTATCCATCATTAAGGTCTGATGAAAAAAGTTATACCAGTGAGTTAATGTACCTGTACAAGGCCATACAAAAAGgcccaaacatttttaaaagtgatttaatttGGAAGGTGCTACTCAGATTCTAGAAGCCTATAATCCAGTTGTTCATAACCATGACACTGTGTAGCATTGTGACACAAAGTTGATTTGCATGAAATTGCTCTGCCTAATCAAAAACAGAACACCACAGTGAACAATGAAGTCAGTCTGGAAACTTATTCTGCGGCTGCTAGCAGTTTTCAGTCCTCCATACCTCCAGCTaacattttttccatttcttctctGACAACAGGAGATGTCAAGTGGATGGTAAGTGTCAGTGGAGGTTCTTTTGTATTCTTAATGATAATTGCAGCATCACTGATAGATTGGATAATTTCATATTTATCTTCAGTAATAGTCTGAAACACAAAGAAATGCGTTAGAGTTTTATCAGAGTCTCTACCTTTCTGCAGTGCCAACATCCAAGTTAGAGCTTTGGGGCAACTATGTTTGATTTTGGCGTAGTTGGTATAGCCAAGAGCAACATATGGAAATTCACTTCACGGGCCCAAATGCTCCATGGGCAAGCTGCCCAAGATATGGAATCCACCACATATCCCTGCCCTTCACATATATCTCCCCACCCGCAACTTGCACAATGACTGGAAAGGTTCTTCAGGCAGAAAACCCCTTTCAACACTGGGACATTTCCTCTTATAAAGGTTCAACTAAAGCTTCCCATTTTGTCTGAGCAATGCGTTTATCTAACCCATTCAAATATCACACTAGTTTCAAAAAAGGAAATATTGATAATGAAATCATACTATGGTATCTAAATAGTTTCTCAAATAAGCCAGTGGTAGCAAATGAAGATGAGGAATGTTCTCCAGCTTAATTTGTAACGTTCTGGAAGTTCTGAAGGGACAGACCCACAGGGCTAGTTACAAGAGGTGCCAGCAACTGCATACAGAAAACTGGCAAGTGGTAGGCAAAGAACTTGGTAGAGCTAATTACAGTGGGCCCACCACTTATGCAAAGGTTCAGTTCCGGAGCACCGTGCACAAAGTGCAAAGTATGGAACACCTGGAACAGGGCTACCTGCAAGGTGGATGGCTGCTTACTGGACTCTGGGAAGGCCACAGGGCCACTGTGGGAGGTCCCAGCCCCCTCCTGCAACCTTCCCAGAGTCCAgtaagcaaggcactgggctttgggaaggaagcacaaGGGCCTGGCAGCTTCCCAGAGTCCTGacagctccttcccaaagctgagagGGCTTTGCGAAGGAGGCACAAGGGAGAGCCATGGGAGCTCCTTGCCAAACCTTGCTcaactttgggaaggagaagCAAGGGCTCGGgcagctccttcccaaagcagAGCTGCAAGAGAAACCcactacagaaataaataaatggagagtggggAACGGTGGGTTTTccctgctctccatttatttatttattcccccactCCTGCATAAGTTTGCGTTTCCAAGTGATTGCAGTCTCAATGTACTACATAAAATATTCAC encodes the following:
- the ILF3 gene encoding interleukin enhancer-binding factor 3 isoform X4 encodes the protein MRPMRIFVNDDRHVMAKHSAVYPTQEELTAVQNMVSHTERALKAVSDWINEQEKGSGEQPEPETMETVAEEENKEGSDPKTTEHLTRTLRGVMRVGLVAKGLLLKGDLDLELVLLCKEKPTTGLLEKVADNLGTQLATITEDKYEIIQSISDAAIIIKNTKEPPLTLTIHLTSPVVREEMEKMLAGETLSVNDSPDVLDRQKCLAALASLRHAKWFQARANGLKSCVIVIRVLRDLCTRVPTWAPLRGWPLELLCEKSIGTANRPMGAGEALRRVLECLASGIVMPDGSGIYDPCEKEATDAIGHLDRQQREDITQSAQHALRLAAFGQLHKVLGMDPLPSKMPKKPKNENPVDYTVQIPPSTTYAIAPLKRPMEEDGEEKSPSKKKKKIQKKEEKSEPPQAMNALMKLNQLKPGLQYKLVSQTGPVHAPIFTMSVEVDGITYEASGPSKKTAKLHVAVKVLQDMGLPTGVEGRERGDESAEETDQKPVAITAPPVVETICTPSAASPSEQTENVKQQGPILTKHGKNPVMELNEKRRGLKYELISETGGSHDKRFVMEVEVDGQKFQGAGSNKKVAKAYAALAALEKLFPDAPLPMEQKKKRAPMPARGGPKFPVKHNPGYGMGGPMHTEVPPPPNMRGRGRGGNIRGRGRGRGGFGGANHGGYMNAGAGYGSYGYGGNSATAGYSQFYSNGGHSGNAGGGGGSAGYGSYYQGGDYSSPAPPKHAGKKQQHGGQQKPAYGSGYQAHQGQQQQSYNQNQYSNYGPPQGKQKGYNQGNYASYSNSYNSPGGGGGGSDYNYESYGGGGGRGGSGANNYGSGGAAYNAGSHGGYGGGAGGGGSSYQGGYSQPNYNSPGSNQNYSGPPNSYQVSQAGYGRNDHSMNYQYR